From one Spiroplasma endosymbiont of Lasioglossum villosulum genomic stretch:
- the pstB gene encoding phosphate ABC transporter ATP-binding protein PstB, with protein sequence MLNWIIKRKNESKKESTNSNKKRKVNVIKPYFLKVKDKFKKKPNNKSNNLSNIENIPKSNYVFTIKNLNFFYNHGKKQVLFNINLEISRNQVTAFIGPSGCGKSTLLRTLNRMNDLIDGVKINGQILFNNEDIYENKKNIISLRTKVGMVFQKPNPFPMSIYENVAYGPKNQGIKNKKILNQIVEDALKKAALWDEVAQHLFDSALSLSGGQQQRLCIARAIALKPEVLLMDEPTSALDPIAASKIEDLMNDLKSDFTIIVVTHSMQQAARISDKTAFFLNGEVIEYNNTKKIFSRPKDKRTEDYITGRFG encoded by the coding sequence ATGCTCAATTGAATTATTAAAAGAAAAAATGAAAGCAAGAAAGAATCAACGAATAGCAATAAAAAAAGAAAAGTAAATGTAATTAAACCTTACTTTTTAAAAGTGAAAGATAAATTTAAGAAAAAACCAAATAACAAATCAAATAATTTATCAAATATAGAAAATATTCCAAAAAGTAATTATGTTTTTACTATTAAAAATTTAAATTTCTTCTATAATCATGGCAAAAAACAGGTTTTATTTAATATAAATTTAGAAATAAGTCGTAATCAAGTAACCGCTTTTATTGGACCAAGTGGTTGTGGCAAATCAACATTACTACGAACTTTAAATAGAATGAATGATTTAATTGATGGTGTTAAAATTAATGGACAAATATTATTTAATAATGAAGATATTTATGAAAATAAAAAAAATATTATTTCATTACGAACTAAAGTTGGAATGGTATTTCAAAAACCTAATCCCTTTCCAATGTCAATTTATGAAAATGTGGCATATGGCCCAAAAAATCAAGGCATTAAAAATAAAAAGATTCTAAATCAAATTGTCGAAGATGCTTTAAAAAAAGCGGCTTTATGAGATGAAGTTGCTCAACACTTATTCGATTCAGCATTATCATTATCAGGTGGACAACAACAACGTTTATGTATTGCTCGTGCTATTGCCCTAAAACCAGAAGTACTATTAATGGATGAACCAACTTCAGCTCTAGATCCGATTGCCGCATCTAAAATTGAAGACTTAATGAATGATTTAAAATCAGACTTTACAATTATTGTTGTTACACATTCAATGCAACAAGCAGCACGAATTTCTGATAAAACTGCCTTTTTCTTAAATGGAGAAGTCATTGAATATAATAATACTAAAAAAATATTTTCACGACCAAAAGATAAAAGAACAGAAGATTATATTACCGGCAGATTTGGTTAA
- the phoU gene encoding phosphate signaling complex protein PhoU — MKIINRRFDLDIINLKQNLLTLLKEVKKEHKDALIAMETQDFDMSKRIVETDKEIRTVAESLTITAIWSIAQQNPFATDLRTIIGYMNIIRDLERISNYAKNLSKFNVKYKPEIKLTSQLSGLMKKVFKMMDLIGESINENDINKAYQAAEYDIDIDNRFRESMKNIVNMLKVNKNNDQLSQYTSTMQQLKYIERLGDHLVNICETIVYIIKGKFYDLSSTKISE, encoded by the coding sequence ATGAAAATAATTAACCGTAGATTTGATTTAGATATCATAAATTTAAAACAAAACTTATTAACTTTATTAAAAGAAGTAAAAAAAGAACATAAAGACGCTTTAATAGCAATGGAAACCCAAGATTTTGACATGTCAAAAAGAATTGTTGAAACCGATAAAGAAATTAGAACAGTCGCTGAAAGTTTAACAATTACTGCAATTTGAAGTATTGCTCAACAAAATCCTTTTGCTACTGACTTACGTACTATTATTGGCTATATGAATATTATTCGTGATTTAGAACGTATTTCAAATTATGCTAAAAATTTATCCAAATTTAATGTCAAATATAAACCAGAAATTAAATTAACATCTCAATTATCAGGATTAATGAAAAAAGTATTTAAAATGATGGATTTAATTGGTGAATCTATAAATGAAAATGATATTAATAAAGCTTATCAAGCAGCAGAATATGATATTGATATTGATAATCGTTTTCGTGAATCAATGAAAAACATTGTCAATATGTTAAAAGTAAACAAAAATAATGATCAACTCTCTCAATATACATCAACAATGCAACAGTTGAAATATATTGAAAGACTAGGTGATCACTTAGTTAACATTTGTGAAACAATAGTATATATTATTAAAGGTAAATTTTATGATTTATCTTCAACAAAAATATCTGAATAA
- a CDS encoding ABC transporter ATP-binding protein, translated as MKNDKKNTKNSSEQVTKNKLESSFTKKSVSKNEGAIPPVTHKSHDKPESKEEIEANKAKLQAFKDNQKAIKKLTKTHSKEILAGKIISMTNNTPDTQTNVIELFDVKKSYLTGDLEYEVLKGVNLKIKLGDFVVILGPSGSGKTTLLNIISGLDKSNTGDVFVAGYNLSLLKDSHLTKFRRDNVGFIFQQYNLLTNLTARENAEVGENLAKNKNKNMSIDDIFQVIEMDEHMNKFPSQLSGGQQQRVSIGRALAKNPTILFCDEPTGALDEEMGCKVLEILLDVNREYKTSIIMVTHNPNFQYVANTVINVKNGKIISVKNNEKPMKPNEINWS; from the coding sequence ATGAAAAATGATAAAAAAAACACTAAAAATTCAAGTGAACAAGTAACTAAAAATAAGTTAGAATCTAGTTTTACAAAGAAGTCAGTATCTAAAAATGAAGGTGCAATACCACCAGTAACCCATAAATCTCATGATAAACCAGAATCAAAGGAAGAAATAGAAGCTAATAAAGCCAAATTGCAAGCTTTTAAAGATAATCAAAAAGCAATTAAAAAATTAACAAAAACTCATTCAAAAGAAATTTTAGCAGGTAAAATTATATCAATGACTAATAATACTCCTGATACTCAAACTAATGTTATTGAATTATTTGATGTTAAAAAATCTTACTTAACTGGAGACTTAGAATATGAAGTATTAAAAGGAGTTAATTTAAAAATTAAATTAGGTGATTTTGTTGTTATCTTAGGACCATCGGGAAGTGGTAAGACAACATTATTAAATATTATTTCGGGATTGGATAAATCTAATACTGGTGATGTTTTTGTGGCGGGATACAATTTATCTTTATTAAAAGATAGTCATTTAACTAAATTTAGACGAGATAATGTTGGTTTTATTTTTCAACAATACAATTTATTAACTAACTTAACTGCTCGTGAAAATGCTGAAGTTGGTGAAAATCTTGCTAAAAATAAAAATAAAAATATGAGTATTGATGATATTTTTCAAGTTATTGAAATGGATGAGCATATGAATAAATTTCCAAGTCAATTATCAGGTGGACAACAACAAAGAGTATCGATTGGTAGAGCACTAGCAAAAAATCCGACAATTTTATTTTGTGATGAGCCAACAGGAGCACTTGATGAGGAAATGGGGTGTAAGGTATTAGAGATTTTATTGGATGTTAATCGAGAATATAAAACATCAATTATTATGGTTACTCATAATCCTAACTTCCAATATGTTGCAAATACTGTTATTAACGTTAAAAATGGTAAAATTATTAGTGTAAAGAATAATGAAAAACCAATGAAACCAAATGAAATAAATTGATCATAA
- a CDS encoding ABC transporter permease, translating into MKKQSFLLFKNAFKQAIRNKIQLVGLIVLVLLSSTIFSLMQTSLARISDEYSTLVAKSNLHDFVIDLSNTTPKTVSNKISTSTTAVDEKNDFDINNIANDAGNEFIWDRVEGRTMQLDNNSNPRILKILTYNQDARIDKLIISDGYQIGDSKNPDKTPSWKQVVINKEFAQKNNLHINDTIRVQSDQLGSSLKVSGYDLNDAAYSSYNWLKIVGYGVSADFTTPIIDQTTPIPNKTREGLLYVDPMQFGLSKRLEKNNYIWSYDKANEKITISSDNDREIYFVGKSTIGKINDIKLISQSLRSKYINTIDSDAALVYKLGNNKYTFNNRTATLNATIIGFKSLLIGLLLIVLIITGITVILITYKNIDNSRTQIGILKSLGYSNIKILITSLAYPMVAALIGTILVFLPASGLQVIIVQTFANYFNLDFGRFIFDGLGFIYCLILIFGFLSIIAWVISALTVIKKPIDLIKNESATVNSRFSRIIKTKSINRGFLTRFRLSLFTSSIGKMAAASLTMFLGTTLMTTSIIGPKIMADNKLLSFTGMNYHSLVEYDIPTYNSPYSFYKTYNPNNKDDWTYTSTVDSTTGDTYWHPPRFDNSGPLNDTFVKELLENNINAEAYAPMSDESNPGGAISDLGYTGLTYLNGKMLTKNFLNGLDSSDIKDASVIVGIMVQMAWPNALPMYDTVLKNTNINSFYSENTYNIIRKFYQNYRTTVAMNISGTISKTGKISTNPNDLDITKFKDWANSNIPAYKNASSKGPTFINDIDNLSFDTSDKLYPWHLTNETQLLNNNASEISDKERDSWINKVGIWFGALFYNRMGQTVVQGAYTKSPYFIRQNIAKAYSDPNVPFNAAFNVVPFDKETDELGTYFIGTPEKLFKQNKYLMKVYGLQNQQQLGKPSMMQLYDAGGSSLNPLLEQENSDDSISLVINQTIAKQLNLKINDEFKMSSNGNTMKFKDNNKLKPFDLDKINIDNIVGDSKNVNNVTLLRQQTGYTQVDELKDGAYDNMGINATNMLKEVTAGKVVNSYNDKISSKTPTYKVVGIYNGYGQPNAYISKTNADKVLSFNKTKEFLFLLFKKEWEDKKTTCDVDFGKLKLFNEYQNFLNQLNDPVIYKLNQIFENENPIFNFKFSNSQSLPDITNSFSTSQMYGDYSAFGLNGGTDGSGTYQGYGAGSAVNITPQDIHHQLLNQITALVDTVLVAFIIFSLIISFFIILLTSNLVIYENRKTIATMKTLGYSDAKITNIVIGMYLPVIAVMFVIGFPVGWIIVKFILNYLAANTTWVLPLFFVWWLPLVVGLIVFGIYATTFIIDWYAMKKINPIKTLNEID; encoded by the coding sequence ATGAAAAAACAATCATTTTTGCTTTTTAAAAATGCGTTTAAACAAGCAATTCGTAATAAAATTCAATTAGTTGGTTTAATTGTTTTAGTATTATTATCATCAACTATTTTTTCATTAATGCAAACAAGTTTAGCAAGAATTTCTGATGAATATTCAACATTAGTTGCAAAATCTAATTTACATGATTTTGTTATTGATTTATCTAATACTACTCCAAAAACTGTTTCTAATAAAATCTCAACATCAACAACTGCTGTTGATGAAAAGAATGATTTTGATATTAACAATATTGCAAATGATGCTGGTAATGAATTTATATGAGATCGTGTTGAAGGCAGAACTATGCAATTAGATAATAATAGTAATCCTAGAATTTTAAAAATATTAACTTATAATCAAGATGCTCGTATTGATAAATTAATCATTAGTGATGGTTATCAAATAGGAGATAGTAAAAATCCAGATAAAACTCCAAGTTGAAAACAGGTAGTTATTAATAAAGAATTTGCTCAAAAAAATAATTTGCATATTAATGATACAATTCGTGTGCAATCAGATCAATTAGGAAGTAGTTTAAAAGTTTCAGGATATGATTTAAATGATGCTGCTTATAGTAGTTATAATTGATTAAAAATTGTTGGATATGGTGTATCTGCTGATTTCACAACTCCAATTATTGATCAAACTACACCAATTCCAAATAAAACTCGTGAAGGTTTATTATACGTTGATCCAATGCAATTTGGTTTAAGTAAAAGGTTAGAAAAAAATAATTATATTTGGTCATATGATAAAGCTAATGAAAAAATCACAATTTCTTCTGATAATGATCGCGAAATTTATTTTGTTGGAAAATCAACAATAGGTAAAATTAATGATATTAAATTAATTTCACAAAGTTTAAGAAGTAAATATATTAATACTATTGATTCTGATGCTGCTTTAGTATATAAGTTAGGAAATAATAAGTATACGTTTAATAATCGTACTGCTACTTTGAATGCAACTATTATTGGATTTAAAAGTTTATTAATTGGTTTATTGTTAATTGTTTTAATTATTACAGGAATTACAGTAATATTAATTACTTATAAAAATATTGATAATTCACGAACACAAATTGGAATTTTAAAATCATTAGGTTATAGTAATATTAAAATTTTAATTACATCTTTAGCTTATCCAATGGTAGCAGCACTTATTGGTACTATTTTAGTGTTTTTACCAGCAAGTGGTTTACAAGTAATTATAGTTCAAACATTTGCCAACTATTTTAATCTAGATTTTGGTCGTTTTATTTTTGATGGTTTAGGATTTATATATTGTTTAATTTTAATATTTGGTTTTTTATCAATTATTGCATGAGTTATTAGCGCTTTAACAGTTATTAAAAAACCAATAGATTTAATTAAAAACGAATCAGCTACTGTTAATTCTCGCTTTAGTCGAATTATTAAAACAAAAAGTATTAATCGTGGATTTTTAACAAGATTCCGTTTATCACTATTTACATCATCAATTGGAAAAATGGCAGCAGCATCATTAACTATGTTTTTAGGAACAACGTTAATGACAACATCTATTATTGGTCCAAAAATTATGGCTGATAATAAATTACTTTCTTTTACTGGTATGAATTATCACTCCTTAGTTGAATATGACATTCCGACTTATAATTCTCCATATAGTTTTTATAAAACTTATAATCCAAATAATAAAGATGATTGAACTTATACTTCTACTGTTGATAGTACTACTGGTGATACATATTGACATCCACCACGTTTTGATAATTCTGGACCATTAAATGATACTTTTGTTAAAGAATTATTAGAAAATAATATTAATGCTGAAGCATATGCTCCAATGTCAGATGAATCTAATCCCGGTGGTGCTATTAGTGATTTAGGATATACTGGTTTAACGTATTTAAATGGTAAAATGCTTACTAAAAACTTTTTAAATGGATTAGATTCTAGTGATATTAAAGATGCTTCTGTGATTGTTGGAATTATGGTACAAATGGCTTGACCAAATGCATTACCAATGTATGACACAGTTTTAAAAAATACTAATATTAACAGTTTTTATAGTGAGAATACTTATAATATTATTAGAAAATTTTATCAAAACTATCGAACAACAGTGGCAATGAATATTAGTGGTACGATTTCGAAGACTGGTAAGATTAGTACTAATCCTAATGATTTAGATATTACAAAATTCAAAGATTGAGCAAATAGTAATATTCCTGCTTACAAAAATGCCTCAAGTAAGGGTCCTACTTTTATTAATGATATTGATAATTTAAGTTTTGATACTAGCGATAAATTATATCCGTGACATTTAACTAATGAAACACAATTATTGAATAATAATGCATCTGAAATTAGTGACAAAGAGCGTGATAGTTGAATTAATAAAGTTGGAATTTGATTTGGTGCTTTATTTTATAATAGAATGGGACAAACTGTAGTGCAAGGTGCTTATACTAAAAGCCCATATTTTATTCGTCAAAATATTGCCAAAGCTTATAGTGATCCCAATGTTCCTTTTAATGCTGCTTTTAATGTTGTGCCTTTTGATAAAGAAACTGATGAATTAGGAACTTACTTTATTGGTACTCCTGAAAAATTATTTAAACAGAACAAATATTTAATGAAAGTTTATGGTTTACAAAATCAACAACAGTTAGGCAAACCTTCAATGATGCAATTATATGATGCTGGAGGTTCTTCATTAAATCCACTTTTAGAACAAGAAAATAGTGATGATAGTATTAGTCTTGTTATTAATCAAACGATTGCTAAACAATTAAATTTAAAAATAAATGATGAATTTAAAATGAGTAGTAATGGTAATACTATGAAATTTAAAGATAATAATAAATTGAAACCTTTTGATTTGGATAAAATTAATATTGATAACATTGTTGGTGATAGTAAAAATGTTAATAATGTTACATTATTAAGACAACAAACTGGTTATACACAAGTTGATGAGTTAAAGGATGGGGCTTATGATAATATGGGTATTAATGCTACAAATATGTTAAAAGAAGTTACTGCTGGTAAGGTTGTTAATTCTTATAATGATAAGATAAGTTCTAAAACACCAACGTATAAAGTAGTTGGTATATATAATGGTTATGGTCAACCTAATGCTTATATTAGTAAAACTAATGCTGATAAAGTTTTATCATTTAATAAAACAAAAGAATTTTTATTTTTATTATTTAAAAAAGAATGAGAAGACAAAAAAACAACTTGTGATGTTGATTTTGGTAAATTAAAATTATTTAATGAATATCAAAATTTTCTTAATCAATTAAATGATCCCGTTATTTATAAACTTAATCAAATATTTGAAAATGAAAATCCAATTTTTAATTTTAAATTTTCAAATTCGCAATCATTACCAGATATAACTAATTCATTTTCAACTTCGCAAATGTATGGAGATTACAGTGCTTTTGGTTTAAATGGTGGTACTGATGGTTCTGGTACTTATCAAGGTTATGGTGCAGGTAGTGCTGTTAATATTACGCCACAAGATATCCATCATCAGTTGTTAAATCAAATTACTGCTTTAGTTGATACAGTATTGGTTGCATTTATTATCTTTTCATTAATCATTTCGTTCTTTATTATTTTATTAACAAGTAATTTAGTAATTTATGAAAATCGTAAAACAATAGCAACAATGAAAACACTTGGTTATAGTGATGCAAAAATAACTAATATTGTTATTGGTATGTATTTACCAGTGATTGCTGTTATGTTTGTTATTGGTTTTCCCGTAGGATGAATAATTGTTAAGTTTATTCTTAACTATTTAGCTGCTAATACAACATGGGTTTTACCATTATTCTTTGTTTGATGATTACCGCTTGTGGTTGGTTTAATTGTCTTTGGTATTTATGCAACAACCTTTATTATTGATTGATATGCCATGAAGAAGATTAATCCAATTAAAACTTTAAATGAAATTGATTAA
- a CDS encoding PTS transporter subunit EIIC: protein MWNIKSFIITFWITSNLKYFFWFQLPINGQIISPITGAASGTREWVNGDINAFTRGIEGSGFFQSGFFPIMMGGIPAAALAMIMAAKKENRKMVSGFLGGVALVSFISGITEPIEFSFVFIAPLLLVIHALLTGIFIAITTALHIQVGFGFSAGIIDYCISFAQSWGFTNHATGAYHITSNPLWVLLLIVAAGGVYFIVFYTLITKMNIETPGREEDFGVEENKVTTKSELTNKNLKSDKYTLMAIKLIEAIGADNFVEIDNCATRLRLIVKDTSRVNLAKVKAAGAFGTKILSKEALQIVIGTDVEHVANAIKAQLQNSATLNIKAKVNL from the coding sequence TTATGGAATATTAAATCGTTTATTATTACCTTTTGGATTACATCAAATCTTAAATACTTTTTTTGATTTCAATTACCAATTAATGGTCAGATAATATCTCCAATTACAGGTGCTGCATCTGGAACAAGAGAATGAGTAAATGGAGACATTAATGCTTTTACTAGAGGTATTGAAGGATCTGGATTTTTTCAATCAGGTTTCTTTCCTATTATGATGGGTGGTATTCCCGCTGCTGCCTTAGCTATGATTATGGCAGCTAAAAAAGAAAATAGAAAAATGGTATCAGGATTTTTAGGAGGAGTTGCTTTAGTTTCTTTTATTAGTGGAATCACTGAACCCATTGAATTTTCATTTGTATTTATTGCCCCATTATTATTGGTAATTCATGCCTTATTAACAGGGATATTTATTGCAATAACGACAGCATTGCATATCCAAGTTGGTTTTGGTTTTAGTGCTGGAATTATTGACTATTGCATTTCTTTTGCTCAATCATGAGGATTTACTAATCATGCTACTGGTGCTTATCATATTACTTCAAATCCACTATGAGTATTATTATTAATTGTGGCTGCTGGTGGAGTTTATTTTATTGTATTTTATACATTAATTACTAAAATGAATATTGAAACACCAGGAAGAGAAGAAGATTTTGGTGTTGAAGAAAATAAAGTAACAACAAAATCAGAGTTAACCAATAAAAATCTTAAAAGTGATAAATATACACTAATGGCAATAAAATTAATTGAAGCAATTGGTGCAGATAATTTTGTTGAAATTGATAATTGTGCTACTAGGTTACGTTTGATTGTTAAAGATACATCACGTGTTAATTTGGCAAAAGTTAAGGCCGCAGGAGCATTTGGTACTAAAATTTTGAGTAAAGAAGCTTTGCAAATTGTTATTGGTACCGATGTTGAACATGTAGCCAATGCAATAAAGGCACAGTTACAAAATTCAGCAACTTTGAATATTAAAGCTAAAGTTAATCTATAA
- a CDS encoding PTS transporter subunit EIIC — MGLVFWKKHKEKNQTKNSNIELKTSKEKSPWNNVLKFLQDLGKALQFPIAVLPFAAILNRFGALGLIFTTTTDAGVMHVTNEVGYWISYIIQQPGKIVFDNLPLLFALGLAFGLAKDHRGEAALVGAVFYLAIAAMTSIEHSLPEMLYKNVLTFTSSKGEKFSSLFYVEEFGTDGKTIIGSIYVLNIGVFGGIVAGCLSAVLYNKYKEIKLPQALSFFGGRRFAPMVALAITIPTALVFAIVWPWIQLVLMKFGQLVANPNNPAVAIPGTAVYGILNRLLLPFGLHQILNTFFDFNYQLMVR, encoded by the coding sequence ATGGGTTTAGTTTTCTGAAAAAAACATAAAGAAAAAAATCAAACAAAAAATAGTAATATTGAATTAAAAACCTCAAAAGAAAAAAGTCCTTGAAATAATGTTTTAAAATTTTTACAAGACTTAGGTAAAGCATTACAGTTTCCAATCGCAGTATTACCATTCGCTGCTATTTTAAACAGATTTGGAGCATTAGGACTTATATTTACTACTACAACTGATGCTGGTGTTATGCATGTTACTAATGAAGTGGGTTATTGAATTTCATATATTATTCAACAACCAGGAAAAATAGTATTTGATAATTTACCATTATTATTTGCTTTGGGTTTAGCATTTGGTTTAGCTAAAGATCATCGTGGTGAAGCTGCATTAGTTGGAGCAGTATTTTATTTAGCAATAGCTGCAATGACGTCAATTGAACACTCATTACCAGAAATGTTATATAAAAATGTTTTAACTTTTACATCAAGTAAAGGTGAAAAATTTTCGTCATTATTTTATGTAGAAGAATTTGGAACAGATGGTAAAACTATTATCGGCAGTATTTATGTATTAAACATTGGTGTTTTTGGTGGAATTGTAGCGGGGTGTTTATCTGCAGTTTTATATAATAAATATAAAGAAATCAAACTTCCTCAAGCGTTATCATTCTTTGGTGGTAGAAGATTTGCACCAATGGTGGCTTTAGCAATAACTATTCCCACTGCTTTGGTATTTGCTATTGTTTGACCATGAATTCAATTAGTATTAATGAAATTTGGTCAATTAGTTGCTAATCCAAATAATCCAGCAGTTGCTATTCCAGGAACAGCTGTTTATGGAATATTAAATCGTTTATTATTACCTTTTGGATTACATCAAATCTTAAATACTTTTTTTGATTTCAATTACCAATTAATGGTCAGATAA